In the genome of Nocardia sp. NBC_00416, one region contains:
- a CDS encoding decaprenyl-phosphate phosphoribosyltransferase, which yields MSEEPTGADLADAEVKGPPKTLVGGLIKAVRPRQWVKNVLVLAAPLAAGSVTDLDVLGNVAIAFVVFCMAASGIYLTNDAMDVEADRAHPTKRFRPIAAGVVPVNLAFVLSAVLLIASLSLSFLASWQLAVTMAVYIGVQLAYCFGLKHQVVLDICIVSSGFLLRAVAGGVAAGIPLSQWFLLIMAFGSLFMAAGKRYAELQLALATGAKIRKSLEYYTPTYLRFTWSLAATAVVVFYGLWAFEQGAAKDTEWFALSMIPFTIAILRYAVDVDGGEAGEPEEIAFGDRVLQLLAIAWIGAVGVAVYLF from the coding sequence ATGAGTGAAGAGCCCACCGGCGCTGATCTGGCCGATGCCGAAGTGAAAGGGCCTCCCAAAACGCTGGTCGGGGGCCTGATCAAGGCAGTTCGTCCGCGCCAGTGGGTGAAGAACGTCCTCGTGCTGGCCGCCCCGCTGGCCGCGGGTTCGGTGACCGACCTGGATGTGCTCGGCAACGTCGCGATCGCCTTCGTGGTCTTCTGCATGGCCGCGTCCGGTATCTACCTGACCAACGACGCGATGGACGTGGAGGCCGACCGGGCCCACCCGACCAAGCGGTTCCGTCCGATCGCCGCCGGTGTGGTCCCGGTGAACCTGGCGTTCGTCCTGTCGGCCGTGCTGCTGATCGCTTCGCTGTCACTGTCGTTCCTGGCGTCCTGGCAGCTGGCCGTGACGATGGCCGTGTACATCGGCGTCCAGCTGGCCTACTGCTTCGGGCTCAAACACCAGGTAGTGCTGGACATCTGCATCGTGTCCTCGGGCTTCCTGTTGCGTGCGGTGGCCGGTGGCGTGGCGGCCGGGATCCCGCTGTCGCAGTGGTTCCTGCTGATCATGGCTTTCGGTTCGCTGTTCATGGCGGCGGGTAAGCGGTACGCCGAGCTACAACTAGCCCTGGCCACCGGCGCGAAGATCCGCAAATCGCTCGAGTACTACACCCCGACCTACCTACGGTTCACGTGGAGCCTGGCCGCGACCGCGGTGGTGGTCTTCTACGGTCTGTGGGCCTTCGAACAGGGTGCGGCCAAGGACACCGAATGGTTCGCGCTCTCGATGATCCCGTTCACCATCGCGATCCTGCGCTACGCCGTGGATGTCGACGGCGGCGAGGCCGGGGAACCGGAAGAGATCGCCTTCGGCGATCGTGTCCTGCAGTTGCTCGCCATCGCCTGGATCGGAGCGGTAGGTGTCGCTGTCTATCTCTTCTGA
- the zomB gene encoding flagellar motor control protein ZomB, with protein MSLSISSDEIAVAENEHTDERAAPEQPRSSARPARVSRAVFAGGIVATAALFAVGGWERRWIADDGLIVLRTVRNLLAGNGPVFNPGERVETNTSTAWTYVVWFFSWVTQARLEYVVLGIALTLSLLAVLFAMLGAGKLWGPASSTLLLPAGALAYIAVPPARDYVTSGLENCLVICWLGLLWLLLVRWSKARRPGVPGLLALAFLAGLAPLIRPEMTVVGGLALLLIFLAPMPDSRVRPWLLRGLIVAVAGAVPLLYQIWRMGYYGLPYPNTAVAKDAGGAKWGQGLTYLWDLAGPYYLYVPLAVLLIAGLVAARAHRDRADVRTGARKDPEAGRIQRIRRRLRSPSAVVALVLGSALILTVYALRVGGDFMHGRMLLPQLFLFLLPVSVIPVRLPEAGFRSMTRRDAPAFVILVVALVGTVAWALLASGTTAIKTGTKINKSGIVDERIYYVLNTGHDHPIRAEDYLDYARMRPMVEAIDNTPNGGLLLNSPSFMMWYIAPPPQPIAPEGAGHTVYFLNLGMTSMNVPLDVRVIDPMGLAFPLAAHTERLTDGRIGHDKSLYPDWVIVETGMVDQKPWLPWYMDEDWVKQAHVAMSCPDTYALMLSYKGPLTIERFKHNLLHAFDFASYRIDRVPEYEIQRCGLVDPIPPTR; from the coding sequence GTGTCGCTGTCTATCTCTTCTGACGAGATTGCGGTAGCGGAAAACGAACACACCGACGAGCGCGCTGCCCCCGAGCAGCCCCGCTCGTCGGCGCGTCCGGCACGGGTTTCGCGCGCGGTGTTCGCGGGCGGGATCGTGGCGACCGCGGCCCTGTTCGCGGTCGGTGGTTGGGAGCGGCGCTGGATCGCCGACGACGGACTCATCGTGTTGCGCACAGTGCGCAACCTGCTGGCCGGAAACGGTCCGGTCTTCAACCCGGGCGAACGGGTGGAGACCAACACCAGCACGGCATGGACCTATGTCGTCTGGTTCTTCAGTTGGGTGACCCAGGCCCGGCTGGAATACGTGGTGCTGGGTATCGCCCTGACACTATCGCTGCTGGCGGTGTTGTTCGCGATGCTCGGCGCCGGCAAGCTCTGGGGCCCCGCGTCGTCGACGCTGCTGCTGCCGGCCGGGGCGCTGGCCTATATCGCGGTGCCCCCGGCTCGCGACTATGTGACCTCCGGGCTGGAGAACTGCCTGGTCATCTGCTGGCTGGGGCTGCTGTGGCTGTTGCTGGTGCGCTGGAGCAAGGCGCGGCGGCCGGGCGTGCCCGGGCTGCTGGCGCTGGCCTTCCTGGCGGGCCTGGCACCGCTCATCCGGCCCGAGATGACGGTGGTCGGCGGCCTCGCCCTGCTGCTGATCTTCCTCGCGCCGATGCCGGATTCCCGGGTGCGGCCGTGGCTGCTGCGCGGGCTGATCGTGGCGGTGGCCGGCGCGGTCCCGCTGCTGTACCAGATCTGGCGGATGGGTTACTACGGTCTGCCCTATCCGAATACCGCTGTCGCGAAGGACGCGGGCGGGGCGAAATGGGGCCAGGGCCTGACCTACCTGTGGGATCTGGCCGGGCCGTACTACCTCTACGTGCCGCTGGCCGTGCTGCTGATCGCGGGTCTGGTGGCGGCGCGCGCGCATCGGGACCGTGCGGATGTGCGCACCGGTGCGCGGAAAGACCCGGAGGCCGGGCGGATCCAGCGGATTCGGCGGCGGCTTCGTTCACCCTCGGCGGTGGTCGCGCTGGTGCTCGGTTCCGCGCTGATCCTGACCGTCTACGCGCTGCGGGTCGGCGGCGATTTCATGCACGGCCGGATGCTGCTGCCCCAGCTGTTCCTGTTCCTGCTGCCGGTGTCCGTGATCCCGGTCCGGTTGCCCGAGGCCGGGTTCCGGTCGATGACGCGCCGGGACGCGCCCGCGTTCGTGATCCTGGTCGTCGCGCTGGTGGGTACCGTGGCGTGGGCATTGCTGGCTTCCGGCACCACGGCCATCAAAACCGGAACCAAGATCAATAAGTCCGGGATCGTGGACGAGCGCATCTACTACGTTCTCAATACCGGTCACGACCATCCCATCCGCGCCGAGGACTATCTCGACTACGCCCGGATGCGGCCCATGGTGGAGGCGATCGACAACACGCCCAACGGCGGTCTGCTGCTCAATTCGCCGTCGTTCATGATGTGGTACATCGCGCCGCCGCCCCAGCCCATCGCGCCGGAGGGTGCGGGACATACGGTCTACTTCCTCAATCTCGGGATGACCAGCATGAACGTCCCATTGGATGTGCGCGTCATCGATCCGATGGGCCTGGCGTTTCCGCTGGCCGCGCACACCGAACGACTCACCGACGGGCGCATCGGCCACGACAAGAGCCTCTACCCCGATTGGGTGATCGTGGAGACCGGCATGGTGGACCAGAAACCGTGGTTGCCCTGGTATATGGACGAGGACTGGGTCAAGCAGGCCCATGTGGCCATGTCCTGCCCGGACACTTATGCGTTGATGCTTTCCTACAAGGGACCGCTGACAATCGAACGGTTCAAGCACAATCTGCTGCACGCCTTCGATTTCGCCTCGTATCGCATAGACCGGGTTCCGGAATATGAGATTCAACGCTGCGGGCTGGTAGACCCGATTCCGCCGACGCGCTGA
- a CDS encoding alpha/beta hydrolase, producing the protein MRGVIGRGVRTERPVGRLRGRLTRTVLLSLAALLPVGASVVGPAAPASAQFDPSGIDFWVDSQMGPIKSRVFRAADGNTGRVVYALDGMRARDDLSGWEIDTDIARELTKWNINVVMPVGGRSSFYADWNAPSDFFGLGSSGSAGGATGSAADSGSGLASGSASGVGRSTTYKWETFLTRDLRWALRDRLGFNPNGNGVFGLSMGGSAAVALAAYHPDQFRYAGSYSGYLNVSAPGMREALRVAMLDAGGFNIDAMAPPWSPQWLRMDPFVFAPLLRNHNTRLWISAGSGLPAAADGLDFNTLTAMGLEALALANTRAFQVRMMSLGARNATYDFPAIGVHNWRYWATEVYRMIPDMSANIG; encoded by the coding sequence ATGCGAGGGGTTATCGGCCGTGGTGTCCGGACAGAACGTCCGGTGGGGCGGCTACGCGGTCGGTTGACGCGAACTGTGCTGCTGTCGCTGGCGGCGCTGTTGCCGGTCGGTGCTTCAGTGGTCGGGCCGGCCGCACCGGCCTCGGCGCAATTCGATCCCAGCGGTATCGATTTCTGGGTCGATTCGCAGATGGGGCCGATCAAGTCCCGGGTGTTCCGTGCCGCCGACGGTAATACCGGCCGGGTCGTCTACGCGCTGGACGGAATGCGCGCCCGGGACGATCTCAGCGGCTGGGAGATCGATACCGATATCGCCCGCGAGCTGACCAAATGGAATATCAACGTCGTCATGCCGGTGGGCGGGCGCTCCAGCTTCTACGCGGATTGGAACGCGCCGAGCGATTTCTTCGGTCTGGGCAGTTCCGGCAGCGCGGGCGGAGCCACCGGATCGGCGGCCGATTCGGGATCGGGTCTGGCATCGGGTTCGGCGTCCGGGGTCGGCCGGTCGACCACGTACAAGTGGGAGACCTTCCTGACCCGTGATCTGCGCTGGGCGCTGCGTGACCGGCTCGGTTTCAACCCGAACGGCAACGGTGTGTTCGGGCTGTCGATGGGCGGCAGTGCGGCGGTGGCTCTGGCCGCCTACCATCCCGATCAGTTCCGTTATGCCGGTTCCTATTCCGGATACCTGAATGTGTCGGCCCCCGGTATGCGGGAGGCGCTGCGGGTGGCCATGCTGGACGCCGGCGGCTTCAATATCGACGCCATGGCGCCGCCGTGGAGTCCGCAGTGGCTGCGGATGGATCCGTTCGTCTTCGCGCCGCTGCTGCGCAATCACAACACCCGGCTGTGGATCTCGGCCGGCAGCGGACTCCCGGCCGCCGCCGACGGGCTGGATTTCAACACCCTGACCGCCATGGGCCTCGAAGCGCTGGCGCTGGCCAACACCCGCGCGTTCCAGGTGCGGATGATGTCGCTGGGCGCGCGCAACGCCACCTACGACTTCCCGGCCATCGGCGTGCACAACTGGCGGTACTGGGCGACCGAGGTGTACCGGATGATCCCCGATATGTCGGCCAACATCGGCTGA
- a CDS encoding alpha/beta hydrolase, with protein MRSARRPGSVRTRRWARRWAMGVAVALLAPLAVGLSDTGTRAEAAPNPAGFDFWVDSPEMGPIRSRVFRAKDGNTNRVVYALDGMRAPETHSGWENDTNIANALTDWNINVVMPIGGMSSFYADWNAPSSFFGLPPTGSSSGSGGLNVISEGPGKSYRYAWETFINQHLRWALNSRLGFNPNRNGVFGLSMGGSGALTLAAYHPDQFSFAGSYSGYLNISAPGMRELIRVAMIDAGGYNVDSMAPPWGPQWLRMDPFVFAPLLRDHNTRLWISAGSGLPAAADGFNGNTVNGMGLEALALANTRSFQVRMMTLGANNVTYSFPATGIHSWTYWEAEVYRMLPDLSANIG; from the coding sequence ATGCGAAGTGCGCGTAGGCCCGGATCGGTGCGAACACGTCGGTGGGCGCGGCGCTGGGCGATGGGGGTGGCCGTGGCGCTGCTGGCTCCCCTCGCGGTGGGGCTGTCCGATACCGGCACCCGAGCCGAGGCGGCGCCCAACCCGGCGGGATTCGACTTCTGGGTCGATTCCCCGGAGATGGGGCCGATCCGGTCACGGGTCTTCCGGGCCAAGGACGGCAACACCAACCGGGTGGTCTACGCCCTGGACGGTATGCGCGCTCCCGAGACGCACAGCGGCTGGGAGAACGACACCAATATCGCCAACGCGCTGACCGACTGGAATATCAATGTCGTGATGCCGATCGGCGGGATGTCCAGTTTCTACGCGGACTGGAACGCGCCGAGTTCGTTCTTCGGGCTCCCGCCCACGGGTTCGTCCTCCGGATCCGGCGGTCTCAACGTCATATCCGAGGGGCCGGGCAAGAGTTACCGGTACGCCTGGGAGACGTTCATCAACCAGCATCTGCGCTGGGCCCTGAACTCCCGGCTCGGCTTCAACCCGAATCGCAACGGCGTCTTCGGTTTGTCCATGGGCGGCAGCGGCGCGCTCACCCTGGCGGCCTACCACCCCGATCAGTTCAGCTTCGCCGGTTCCTACTCCGGCTACCTCAACATCTCCGCACCCGGAATGCGTGAGCTCATCCGAGTCGCCATGATCGACGCCGGCGGCTACAACGTGGATTCCATGGCGCCGCCGTGGGGCCCCCAATGGTTGCGGATGGACCCGTTCGTGTTCGCGCCGTTGCTGCGGGACCACAACACCCGCCTGTGGATATCGGCGGGCAGCGGGCTGCCCGCGGCCGCCGACGGATTCAACGGCAACACCGTCAACGGGATGGGCCTCGAGGCGCTCGCGCTGGCCAATACCCGATCGTTCCAGGTGCGGATGATGACGCTCGGCGCGAACAATGTCACCTACTCGTTCCCGGCGACAGGTATTCACTCCTGGACATACTGGGAGGCCGAGGTGTATCGGATGCTTCCGGATTTGTCGGCGAATATCGGATAA
- a CDS encoding alpha/beta hydrolase, which yields MRFGRAAGPKRSTGRSRTPRGWRNRILAIGAAVLALPVAAGIAAPTVALASPAAPVKRGAFEELMVPSSMGPIKVQVQWAARGGNAGLYLLDGLRARDDRNAWSFETNALQQFGNDNISLIMPVGGQSSFYSDWYSPSNTNGQKFTYKWETFLTKELPAFLEGYGVSRTNNAIAGLSMGGSASLALAAYHRDQFRSAAAYSGYLNISAPGMREAIRVAMLDAGRFNVDSMAAPWSPQWLRMDPFVFAPQLRGLPMYISAASGLPGPYDKPAGAVGAFNTGNAMALEALSLVNTRAFQARLKTLGIGAYFDFPSVGTHSWKYWEGQLFASRKMFLDSTNGW from the coding sequence ATGCGTTTCGGCAGGGCAGCCGGCCCGAAGAGAAGTACCGGGCGGTCGCGGACACCCCGCGGTTGGCGTAACCGGATTCTGGCTATCGGTGCGGCAGTGCTCGCGCTACCGGTCGCGGCCGGAATCGCGGCCCCGACCGTCGCGCTGGCCTCGCCCGCGGCACCGGTCAAGCGCGGAGCCTTCGAAGAACTGATGGTTCCCTCCAGCATGGGCCCGATCAAGGTCCAGGTGCAGTGGGCGGCGCGCGGCGGCAACGCCGGGCTCTACCTGCTCGACGGTCTGCGCGCGCGCGACGATCGCAACGCCTGGTCGTTCGAGACCAACGCGCTGCAGCAGTTCGGCAACGACAACATCTCCCTGATCATGCCGGTCGGTGGACAGTCGAGCTTCTACTCGGACTGGTACTCGCCCAGCAACACCAACGGTCAGAAGTTCACCTACAAGTGGGAGACCTTCCTGACCAAGGAACTCCCCGCTTTCCTCGAGGGCTACGGCGTCTCGCGCACCAACAACGCGATCGCGGGTCTGTCCATGGGCGGTAGCGCCTCCCTGGCCCTGGCCGCCTACCACCGCGACCAGTTCCGGTCGGCCGCCGCCTACTCGGGCTACCTGAACATCTCGGCGCCCGGTATGCGTGAGGCCATCCGTGTCGCCATGCTGGACGCGGGCCGCTTCAACGTCGACTCGATGGCGGCTCCGTGGAGCCCGCAGTGGCTGCGCATGGACCCGTTCGTCTTCGCCCCGCAGCTGCGCGGTCTGCCGATGTACATCTCGGCGGCCAGCGGTCTGCCCGGCCCGTACGACAAGCCGGCCGGTGCGGTCGGTGCGTTCAACACCGGTAACGCCATGGCGCTGGAAGCCCTGTCGCTGGTGAACACCCGGGCCTTCCAGGCGCGGCTGAAGACTCTGGGCATCGGCGCCTACTTCGACTTCCCGAGTGTGGGCACCCACTCCTGGAAGTACTGGGAAGGCCAGCTCTTCGCCTCGCGCAAGATGTTCCTGGACTCCACCAACGGCTGGTGA
- a CDS encoding alpha/beta hydrolase-fold protein produces MAGNTRVNGGTTVGRSRGRARRQLAVWAAALVLPFATAQAPALAQPAAAAAPATIRNVVWHSDRDVAIWVNSPAMGAPIQVRLLLARDWNTQPDAKFPALYMLDGLRATDDENGWIKEAGAVDFYADKNVTAVLPVGGQSSFYSDWLEPNNGKNYKWETFLTKELPPLLESQWRATSTRGIAGLSMGGTAAMFLAARNPEFAKYAASYSGFLTTTSLGMPQAIRLAMVDAGGFDAGAMWGAPGSQQWEEHDPLLLADRLKGKSLYISSGTGASGKHDEGSEIPGVSTNMFGMGLETLALLTSQNFVEKLGELGIPATVNYRAAGTHTWPYWDFEMRQSWSQAAGALGVPAVKPDCAVGGAIGAVVGGNGWLGDCLTGEYQVSGGLAQDFRHGRVFYAPDSGANPVAGRIGGGYQAASGPRGGLGLPTGGEQPLPDGRGRFQPFQHGSLYWTPETGAQMVRGAILDEWGRQGFEGGPARYPVGPEVKTPNRDGAVQSFEGGPFYFSPATGAHRVEGMILGKYAELGFENNWLGFPAAPEIPLKDLGRFTRFEGGSIYWSPLSGAWAVRDGPIADAWRDAGFENGRLGFPISDEFAVPGGVQQNFQRGFITVRDNRAEVRAP; encoded by the coding sequence GTGGCAGGGAACACACGCGTAAACGGGGGGACGACAGTCGGCCGGTCCCGTGGACGCGCCCGGCGGCAGCTGGCGGTGTGGGCGGCCGCGCTGGTGCTTCCTTTCGCTACGGCTCAAGCGCCGGCCCTTGCTCAGCCGGCCGCCGCGGCGGCGCCCGCGACGATACGCAACGTCGTCTGGCACTCCGACCGTGATGTGGCGATCTGGGTGAACTCACCCGCCATGGGCGCCCCGATCCAGGTGCGGCTGCTGCTGGCGCGTGATTGGAACACTCAGCCGGACGCGAAGTTCCCGGCGCTCTACATGCTCGACGGATTGCGCGCCACCGACGACGAGAACGGCTGGATCAAGGAAGCCGGCGCCGTCGATTTCTATGCCGACAAGAACGTGACCGCGGTACTGCCGGTAGGCGGCCAATCGAGTTTCTACTCGGACTGGCTGGAACCCAACAACGGCAAGAACTACAAATGGGAGACCTTTCTCACCAAGGAACTCCCCCCGCTGCTGGAGAGCCAGTGGCGCGCCACGTCGACCAGGGGTATCGCCGGTCTGTCGATGGGCGGTACCGCCGCAATGTTCCTCGCCGCGCGCAATCCCGAGTTCGCGAAATACGCCGCCTCCTATTCGGGGTTTCTCACCACCACCAGTTTGGGGATGCCGCAGGCTATTCGACTCGCAATGGTCGATGCCGGTGGCTTCGACGCCGGTGCGATGTGGGGGGCGCCGGGCAGCCAGCAGTGGGAAGAGCACGATCCGCTGCTGCTCGCTGATCGCCTGAAAGGTAAATCCCTCTATATCTCCAGCGGGACCGGAGCTTCCGGCAAACACGACGAGGGCAGCGAAATACCGGGAGTCAGCACGAATATGTTCGGGATGGGGCTAGAGACACTGGCCCTGCTCACTTCGCAGAACTTCGTCGAAAAACTCGGTGAACTCGGTATCCCGGCGACCGTCAACTACCGGGCCGCGGGCACCCACACTTGGCCTTACTGGGATTTCGAGATGCGCCAGTCCTGGTCGCAGGCCGCGGGCGCACTCGGTGTGCCCGCGGTGAAGCCGGACTGCGCGGTGGGCGGCGCCATCGGCGCGGTCGTCGGCGGCAACGGATGGCTGGGCGACTGCCTCACCGGTGAGTACCAAGTGTCCGGTGGCCTGGCCCAGGACTTCCGGCACGGCCGCGTCTTCTACGCCCCGGACAGCGGCGCGAACCCGGTCGCCGGCCGGATCGGCGGCGGATACCAGGCCGCATCCGGACCGCGCGGCGGTCTGGGGCTGCCGACCGGCGGCGAACAACCACTGCCGGACGGGCGGGGCCGCTTCCAGCCGTTCCAGCACGGTTCCCTGTACTGGACCCCGGAAACCGGTGCGCAGATGGTGCGCGGGGCGATACTGGACGAATGGGGCCGGCAGGGCTTCGAGGGCGGGCCGGCCAGGTACCCGGTGGGCCCGGAAGTGAAGACGCCGAACCGGGACGGGGCAGTGCAGTCCTTCGAAGGCGGACCCTTCTACTTCAGCCCCGCCACCGGTGCGCACCGGGTCGAGGGGATGATCCTGGGCAAATACGCGGAACTCGGATTCGAGAACAACTGGCTGGGCTTTCCGGCCGCTCCCGAAATCCCGCTGAAGGATCTCGGCCGGTTCACCCGGTTCGAGGGCGGCAGCATCTACTGGAGTCCGCTGTCCGGCGCGTGGGCGGTCCGCGACGGGCCCATCGCCGATGCCTGGCGCGACGCCGGTTTCGAGAACGGGCGGCTGGGGTTCCCGATCAGTGACGAGTTCGCGGTGCCGGGCGGGGTGCAGCAGAACTTCCAGCGGGGGTTCATCACTGTCCGAGACAATCGCGCGGAAGTGCGGGCTCCCTGA
- a CDS encoding DUF732 domain-containing protein — protein MYRTRGALLGVVAAVAAAGLLAGCGDDESTATSTPKLSTPAAAPSASSAPAAPAPESQAPAAEGEAPQPEAPAAPEAPAEEPERPAPVPPQEADTTQLGEKEQTFLDELGKQGVTPSSPDIALSIGNYVCQGVAAGASDADMTTFVNAMAGSDSSFDPAKMPVEQAGKIYIDTAKSHYC, from the coding sequence ATGTATCGGACCCGAGGCGCACTGCTCGGTGTGGTGGCGGCGGTTGCCGCCGCCGGACTGCTTGCCGGCTGCGGCGACGACGAATCGACCGCGACCAGCACTCCGAAGCTGTCGACTCCGGCCGCCGCGCCGTCGGCGAGTTCGGCTCCCGCCGCCCCGGCGCCCGAGAGCCAGGCTCCCGCGGCCGAGGGTGAGGCACCCCAACCCGAGGCGCCCGCCGCGCCCGAGGCGCCCGCCGAGGAGCCGGAGCGTCCCGCGCCGGTGCCGCCGCAGGAGGCCGATACCACCCAACTCGGCGAAAAAGAGCAGACCTTCCTCGATGAACTGGGCAAACAGGGTGTGACACCGTCCAGCCCGGATATCGCGCTGAGTATCGGCAACTATGTCTGCCAGGGTGTCGCGGCCGGAGCCTCCGATGCCGATATGACCACCTTCGTGAACGCGATGGCGGGATCGGACTCGTCGTTCGATCCCGCGAAAATGCCGGTCGAGCAGGCGGGGAAGATCTACATCGATACCGCCAAATCGCATTACTGCTAG
- a CDS encoding cutinase family protein, with product MSRGRNGSRRSRPAGCLTLLAVGVVGLVIVVLLWYLLAGCLREPGPGPGPEPGPGEPTSQPASCPDVQMISVPGTWESNSADDPHNPTANPISLMLNVSNPVQEQFPAQRVDVYTVPYVAQFSNPVAIPPDGQASYNVSRTEGTRRTFDFLTQRHEECPLTSYVLAGFSQGAVIAGDIAEQIAKGNGPVPAERVLGVALIADGRRSGQTGPGQPIQVGTPPPGVGAEVALAGLTVPGITMTGVREEGFGDMADRVYTICAPGDLICDAPRNALSPANVFGSIGTLTRAVGNPVHSLYHDFVVEPDGTTATQWAADWAVGLVESAPSPPHS from the coding sequence ATGAGTAGGGGACGTAACGGGTCCCGCCGGTCTCGGCCGGCGGGATGCCTCACGCTGCTCGCGGTGGGAGTCGTCGGGCTCGTCATCGTGGTGTTGCTCTGGTATCTGCTGGCCGGTTGCCTGCGGGAGCCGGGCCCCGGCCCGGGCCCGGAGCCCGGGCCGGGGGAACCCACCAGCCAGCCCGCGAGCTGCCCGGATGTGCAGATGATCTCGGTGCCGGGCACCTGGGAGTCCAACAGCGCCGACGACCCGCACAACCCGACGGCCAACCCGATCTCGCTCATGCTGAACGTGAGCAACCCGGTCCAGGAGCAGTTCCCGGCCCAGCGGGTGGACGTCTACACCGTTCCCTACGTCGCGCAGTTCTCCAATCCGGTGGCGATCCCGCCGGACGGTCAGGCCTCCTACAACGTCAGCCGCACCGAAGGCACGCGGCGGACGTTCGATTTCCTGACCCAGCGCCACGAAGAATGCCCGCTGACCTCGTATGTACTGGCGGGGTTCTCGCAGGGCGCGGTGATCGCCGGGGATATCGCCGAGCAGATCGCCAAGGGCAACGGCCCGGTTCCCGCCGAACGAGTGCTGGGCGTCGCGTTGATCGCCGACGGCCGGCGCTCCGGGCAGACCGGTCCCGGCCAGCCGATCCAGGTCGGTACTCCGCCGCCCGGGGTCGGTGCGGAAGTGGCGTTGGCCGGATTGACCGTGCCCGGGATCACCATGACCGGTGTCCGGGAAGAAGGTTTCGGTGATATGGCCGACCGGGTGTACACGATCTGCGCGCCCGGCGACCTGATCTGCGATGCGCCGCGCAACGCCCTGAGCCCGGCCAATGTCTTCGGCAGTATCGGCACGCTGACCCGGGCGGTGGGCAATCCGGTGCACAGTCTCTACCACGATTTCGTGGTGGAACCCGACGGCACCACCGCCACGCAGTGGGCGGCCGACTGGGCCGTCGGACTGGTCGAGAGTGCGCCGTCACCGCCGCATTCATGA
- a CDS encoding LLM class F420-dependent oxidoreductase gives MTEAAAPVDELSALGTPLRKFRFAAAGEGNKQEGGARKFVQTAQQAEEYGYDTFVVPDHLGDQIGPIAALGALTQATDRIRLGTSVLANGFRHPVVLAKDLATIDVLSKGRLEVGIGAGWKADEFAAAGLDYDRPGVRLAKLDETLTILDVLLRGQECTFEGKYYQVHGVKGTPRPRQGPRPPLCTGGGGPRMLKLAAKHADIVSIVPVTTPNGKGLLSGITLEKTIEKVNLIREAAGDRFDQIELNWAITAIVITDDREKTAEMALSAIERGLHPDLEVDVQLSVEEILNSPYVAIGTFEEIADQMRRVRQLTGMSYVGIFPTQMDAFAPVIPLLREE, from the coding sequence ATGACAGAAGCCGCCGCACCGGTGGATGAGTTGAGCGCGCTGGGCACTCCGCTGCGTAAGTTCCGCTTCGCGGCCGCGGGTGAGGGAAACAAGCAGGAGGGTGGCGCCCGCAAGTTCGTCCAGACGGCGCAGCAGGCCGAGGAGTACGGCTACGACACCTTCGTGGTGCCGGACCATCTCGGGGACCAGATCGGCCCGATCGCCGCCCTCGGCGCACTGACCCAGGCCACCGACCGGATTCGGCTCGGCACCTCGGTGCTGGCCAACGGTTTTCGGCATCCGGTGGTGCTGGCCAAGGATCTGGCCACCATCGACGTGCTGTCGAAGGGCCGGCTCGAGGTAGGGATCGGGGCCGGCTGGAAGGCCGATGAATTCGCGGCCGCCGGGTTGGACTACGACCGCCCCGGGGTTCGGCTGGCCAAGCTCGACGAGACGCTGACGATTCTCGATGTACTGCTGCGCGGACAGGAGTGCACCTTCGAGGGCAAGTACTACCAGGTGCACGGCGTCAAGGGGACCCCACGGCCGCGGCAGGGACCGCGGCCGCCGCTGTGCACCGGCGGTGGTGGGCCCAGGATGTTGAAGCTGGCCGCGAAGCACGCCGATATCGTCTCGATCGTTCCGGTCACCACGCCGAACGGTAAGGGACTGCTGTCGGGCATCACCCTCGAGAAGACGATCGAGAAGGTGAACCTGATCAGGGAGGCCGCCGGGGACCGGTTCGATCAGATCGAGCTGAACTGGGCCATCACCGCCATCGTGATCACCGACGACCGGGAGAAGACCGCCGAGATGGCGCTGTCGGCCATCGAACGCGGGCTGCATCCCGACCTCGAGGTGGATGTCCAGCTGTCGGTCGAGGAGATCTTGAATTCGCCGTATGTGGCGATAGGCACCTTCGAGGAGATCGCCGACCAGATGCGACGTGTGCGGCAGCTCACCGGGATGTCCTATGTGGGGATATTCCCCACCCAGATGGACGCATTCGCTCCGGTGATTCCCTTGCTCCGGGAGGAGTGA